One region of Fragaria vesca subsp. vesca linkage group LG4, FraVesHawaii_1.0, whole genome shotgun sequence genomic DNA includes:
- the LOC101301867 gene encoding F-box/kelch-repeat protein At3g23880-like, producing the protein MEMMLVKSSLKRKTTSHSFEPGITRDILLRLPVEALNRFEHVCKPWQALVQNININRRRLLYATMAKPLLSIQYEALNKEVIDSAIKEVHSSNIVEPNTDVTLLGSCHALVLLEKDEILLLLWNPSTGETRVFPKPALQEKDLIFHGLGYDPSTEDYKIILGHSDPLKTVIEVFSVKRNAWRTYIDLECGKQSMQDLQGCYLNGAIHWINISFMKSSIISFSLADNRFEETLPLPDLGPDRSFELTCLGIGTAKNRLFVYSGPDCSCLSIWVMKEFGVGESWTRVVHVPSELIRQDFGRGEHGLKPVCILDSGQVMIAHDEKCLLLYDPKARTFRKIIHEDIYDSPVEVLTYEENLESLPVAEVVKLEED; encoded by the coding sequence ATGGAAATGATGTTGGTGAAATCCTCGTTGAAAAGAAAGACTACTAGTCACTCATTCGAACCAGGGATCACTCGTGACATTCTCTTAAGGTTACCAGTGGAAGCTTTAAACCGCTTTGAGCATGTATGCAAGCCATGGCAAGCTTTAGTCCAGAACATCAATATAAACAGACGCCGGCTCCTGTACGCCACTATGGCCAAACCCCTTCTTTCCATTCAATATGAAGCCCTCAATAAGGAGGTTATTGATAGTGCAATTAAAGAGGTTCATTCTTCAAACATAGTTGAGCCTAACACGGATGTGACGTTGTTGGGCTCCTGCCATGCACTGGTACTTCTCGAGAAGGATGAAATTCTTCTCTTGTTATGGAACCCGTCCACTGGAGAGACTAGGGTTTTTCCAAAACCGGCTCTTCAGGAGAAAGATTTGATTTTTCATGGTCTTGGTTATGATCCTTCAACTGAAGATTATAAAATCATACTAGGACATAGTGATCCGCTGAAGACTGTGATTGAAGTGTTTTCAGTGAAGAGAAACGCATGGAGGACGTATATAGATCTCGAGTGTGGAAAACAGAGTATGCAAGACCTTCAGGGGTGCTACTTAAATGGAGCAATTCACTGGATCAACATAAGCTTCATGAAGTCGAGCATAATCTCGTTCAGTCTAGCAGACAACAGGTTCGAGGAGACATTGCCACTACCAGACTTGGGACCTGACAGAAGCTTTGAACTCACCTGCTTGGGGATCGGCACTGCTAAAAATCGTCTGTTTGTGTATTCTGGACCCGATTGTTCTTGTCTTAGCATATGGGTTATGAAGGAATTTGGGGTCGGGGAATCATGGACTAGAGTGGTACATGTTCCTTCAGAGCTTATACGTCAAGACTTTGGACGTGGTGAACACGGTTTGAAGCCAGTCTGCATTTTGGATAGCGGTCAAGTGATGATAGCACATGATGAGAAGTGCTTACTGTTGTACGATCCTAAAGCAAGGACGTTTCGGAAGATTATTCATGAGGACATATATGATTCTCCTGTTGAAGTTCTCACTTATGAGGAGAACCTAGAGTCACTGCCAGTAGCAGAAGTGGTGAAGTTGGAGGAGGACTGA
- the LOC101302160 gene encoding heat stress transcription factor A-5-like → MDGTAGGGGGGGGPAPFLLKTYDMVDDSATDEIVSWSSNKKSFVVWNPPEFARLLLPTYFKHNNFSSFIRQLNTYGFRKIDPERWEFANEEFIQDQKHLLKNIHRRKPIHSHSNPQGSMVDQERAALDDEIEKLSNEKAALEANISRFQQQRSAEKLQLEDLTQRVNGMEQRQKNLHTFLDKAVQNPFFVEHLARKIESMDFSAYNKKRRLPVAELSQPVVENSFMDNQSSSRPEFGNIFHQDFSSKLRLELSPTVSDINPVSHSTQSSNEDGDSSTRKISEDLKGAQMRTKGLLFANEPLELSDTGTSFAFKMDSVSRKSTSGGSPGFHSLQPGLPSNEDSDGLIACHLNLTLSSSPLKVISSPHSATVPLIGQDISNSPSSGLNANDKESDIRALLHHNLADEDRPKNSPKEATKHSKGHASGPVRVNDVFWEQFLTERPGCSENEEASSNFKENLYDGHDRMARNAKGTETLTL, encoded by the exons ATGGACGGAACCGCGGGTGGCGGCGGAGGAGGCGGCGGTCCGGCGCCATTCTTGCTGAAGACGTATGACATGGTGGACGACTCGGCGACGGACGAGATCGTGTCGTGGAGCTCCAACAAGAAGAGCTTTGTCGTCTGGAACCCTCCAGAATTCGCTAGGCTTCTCCTCCCCACCTACTTCAAGCACAACAACTTCTCTAGCTTCATCCGTCAGCTCAATACCTAC GGATTTCGAAAGATTGATCCTGAAAGATGGGAGTTTGCTAATGAAGAATTCATACAAGATCAAAAGCATCTTCTTAAGAATATTCATCGCAGAAAGCCCATTCACAGCCACAGTAATCCCCAGGGTTCTATGGTTGATCAGGAAAGAGCGGCTCTTGATGATGAAATAGAGAAGCTATCAAATGAAAAAGCTGCACTTGAGGCAAACATTTCAAGGTTCCAGCAGCAGCGATCTGCTGAAAAGCTTCAGTTGGAAGACCTGACACAGCGGGTAAATGGTATGGAGCAGAGGCAGAAGAATTTACATACATTCTTAGATAAAGCTGTTCAGAACCCTTTTTTTGTTGAACATCTAGCCCGAAAAATTGAATCTATGGATTTCTCAGCGTATAACAAGAAAAGGAGACTGCCTGTTGCAGAACTCTCACAGCCGGTTGTGGAAAATAGTTTCATGGATAACCAAAGTAGTTCCAGACCTGAGTTTGGGAATATTTTCCACCAAGACTTTTCAAGTAAGCTGAGACTGGAATTATCTCCAACTGTTTCAGATATTAATCCGGTTTCACATAGCACCCAGAGTTCCAATGAAGATGGGGATAGTTCAACTAGGAAGATATCGGAAGATCTGAAAGGTGCACAGATGAGAACCAAAGGCCTTTTATTTGCAAATGAACCATTAGAACTTTCAGATACTGGAACATCCTTTGCATTCAAAATGGATTCGGTGTCACGAAAATCAACAAGTGGTGGAAGCCCTGGATTTCATTCCTTGCAGCCAGGTTTGCCATCAAATGAGGATAGTGATGGCCTGATAGCCTGTCACTTAAATCTTACATTATCATCTTCTCCCTTGAAAGTGATCAGTAGCCCGCATTCAGCTACAGTACCCCTAATAGGTCAGGATATTAGCAACTCCCCATCCTCAGGTTTGAATGCCAATGACAAAGAATCCGATATCAGAGCTCTTCTGCACCATAACCTGGCTGATGAAGACAGGCCTAAAAATTCCCCAAAAGAGGCCACAAAACACAGTAAAGGGCATGCATCTGGTCCAGTTAGAGTGAATGATGTTTTCTGGGAGCAGTTTCTCACGGAAAGGCCTGGCTGTTCAGAGAATGAAGAAGCGAGTTCTAATTTTAAAGAAAATCTGTATGATGGGCACGATAGAATGGCCAGAAATGCTAAAGGTACAGAAACACTTACTCTTTGA
- the LOC101302748 gene encoding xyloglucan galactosyltransferase KATAMARI1-like translates to MGKSLAGKGSPEVWFGILISFVLCFVLLPFDYPCTFFGVDYGVNRFEKKQTHPTGIKNQSISVINQSTIDSCSGRYIYIHDDLPAKFNYDLTNNCESLTQGSNMRNMCPYIKNFGFGPEINSSEGVLTNKRWFSTNQFSLELIFHSKMKQYECLTNNSAQASAIYIPIYPGLEDSKHLWDPNLTARDAFGKDFAKWVSSRSEWKKMWGRDHFFVSGRVAFDYRRKTENITDWGSKLRLLPESWNMTMLAIEGSSLTNDIAIPYPTGFHPAHNIEVFLWQNKVRRLERPYLFTFVGGPRPDQPNSIRGKLFDQCQASNYCIGLNCKSRGINCEETVTTMRVFQKSVYCLQPTGDTYTRKAAFDSILAGCIPVFFHPASAYNQYLWYLPKNYTKYSVFIPVRRVRDLEDGDIEKILLGISKDRKVAMREQVIRLIPKLVYGDPRSRLETKDAFDIAVNKILERIENVRKLIGEGRDPSIGFAEQDGNKFMFPKELE, encoded by the coding sequence ATGGGAAAATCATTAGCTGGAAAGGGTTCTCCAGAAGTCTGGTTTGGCATTCTCATCTCTTTTGTTTTATGCTTTGTACTGCTTCCCTTTGATTATCCATGTACTTTTTTTGGGGTAGACTATGGTGTTAATCGCTTTGAAAAGAAACAAACTCACCCAACTGGTATAAAGAACCAGTCGATTTCTGTTATCAATCAATCTACCATAGATTCATGCTCTGGTCGTTACATTTATATACATGATGATCTTCCTGCTAAATTCAACTATGATCTGACCAATAATTGTGAGTCTCTTACTCAAGGGAGTAACATGCGCAATATGTGTCCTTACATAAAGAATTTCGGTTTTGGTCCTGAAATTAACAGCTCTGAAGGGGTTTTAACCAACAAGAGATGGTTCTCCACTAACCAGTTCTCATTAGAGCTCATATTTCACAGCAAAATGAAGCAGTATGAGTGCTTGACAAACAACTCCGCTCAGGCTTCAGCTATTTATATACCAATCTATCCCGGCCTTGAGGACAGTAAACATCTGTGGGATCCTAACCTCACAGCCAGAGACGCTTTCGGTAAAGATTTTGCTAAGTGGGTTTCAAGTAGATCTGAATGGAAGAAAATGTGGGGAAGAGACCATTTCTTTGTTTCAGGAAGGGTTGCTTTTGACTATAGGAGGAAAACTGAAAACATTACTGACTGGGGTAGTAAACTCAGGCTCCTGCCCGAGTCCTGGAACATGACTATGCTAGCAATTGAAGGAAGCTCACTTACAAATGATATTGCTATACCATACCCTACTGGCTTTCATCCTGCACATAACATTGAGGTGTTTCTATGGCAGAACAAAGTGAGGAGGCTAGAAAGGCCTTACTTGTTTACTTTTGTTGGTGGACCAAGGCCTGACCAGCCAAACTCTATCCGGGGCAAACTTTTCGATCAGTGTCAGGCTTCAAACTATTGCATAGGATTAAATTGCAAATCAAGGGGGATCAATTGTGAAGAAACGGTTACTACTATGAGGGTGTTTCAGAAATCAGTATACTGCTTGCAGCCTACTGGGGATACATACACCAGAAAAGCAGCTTTCGACTCGATTCTGGCTGGTTGCATTCCTGTTTTCTTTCATCCGGCTAGCGCTTATAACCAGTACTTATGGTACTTGCCAAAGAATTACACCAAGTATTCTGTTTTTATTCCAGTTAGGAGAGTAAGAGATTTGGAAGACGGTGACATTGAGAAAATCTTGCTTGGAATTTCAAAGGATAGGAAAGTCGCGATGAGAGAGCAAGTGATAAGGCTAATACCAAAGTTGGTGTATGGAGATCCAAGGTCAAGATTAGAGACCAAGGATGCATTTGATATTGCTGTCAACAAAATACTTGAGAGGATAGAGAACGTAAGGAAGCTGATTGGGGAAGGGCGGGATCCTAGTATTGGATTTGCAGAGCAGGATGGTAACAAGTTCATGTTTCCAAAGGAGCTAGAATAA
- the LOC101303325 gene encoding xyloglucan galactosyltransferase KATAMARI1-like: MERILTGKCSREVLLGILVSFCLCFALLFLHHSTPLRFSNWVNILGNRHVHNIFDSCSGRYIYVYDDLPAKFNYDLLSNCKSLSSGTTSDSDDNKNMCPYLVNMGLGPEIESSRGVLANKSWFSTNPYLLEVIFHNRMKQYECLTNISTLASAIYVPYYTGLDASLHLWDTNLTVRDASAKDLLKWISGKSEWKRMWGRDHFMVTGRTSWDFRRTNDSSEWPWGSFLRFLPESKNMSMLSVEGSLWKNDFAIPYPTNFHPAKDSEIIQWQNRMRYLQRPYLFAFVGAPRPGLEKSIRGNLIDQCRASSTCKFVHCGSKGVNCNNPVTVMKVFQSSVFCLQPPGDSHTRRSAFDSMLAGCIPVFFNPGSAYNQYLWHLPDNHSTYSVFIPAKDVNDLKNVSIEKRLLGISKEKQLEMRTKVIKLIPKLVYADPRSSLVTEDAFDFAVMGILERIENVRQLIREGKDPSIGFADEDSVKYTFPETLE, from the coding sequence ATGGAGAGAATACTTACCGGAAAGTGTTCTCGAGAAGTCTTGCTTGGAATACTAGTGTCATTTTGTTTATGCTTTGCATTGCTTTTCCTCCACCATTCAACTCCATTGCGTTTCAGCAATTGGGTTAACATTTTAGGTAACAGACATGTTCACAACATATTTGATTCTTGCTCCGGCCGTTACATTTATGTCTATGATGATCTTCCTGCCAAATTCAACTATGACCTGCTCAGCAACTGCAAGTCACTTAGTTCAGGAACTACTAGTGATTCTGATGACAATAAAAATATGTGTCCTTACCTTGTAAATATGGGTCTTGGTCCTGAAATTGAGAGCTCCAGAGGTGTTTTAGCGAACAAGAGTTGGTTTTCCACAAACCCCTACTTGTTAGAAGTCATATTCCACAACAGGATGAAGCAGTATGAGTGCTTGACAAACATCTCCACACTAGCTTCAGCAATTTATGTACCATACTACACTGGCCTGGACGCCAGTCTCCATCTTTGGGATACTAATCTAACAGTCAGAGATGCATCTGCTAAAGATCTACTCAAGTGGATTTCAGGGAAATCTGAATGGAAGAGAATGTGGGGCAGAGACCATTTCATGGTGACTGGCAGGACTTCATGGGATTTCAGGAGGACTAATGATAGCTCGGAATGGCCATGGGGCAGTTTTCTCAGGTTCTTGCCAGAGTCGAAGAACATGAGTATGCTTTCGGTTGAAGGAAGCTTGTGGAAAAATGACTTTGCTATTCCATACCCCACAAACTTTCATCCTGCAAAGGATAGTGAAATTATTCAGTGGCAGAACAGAATGAGATATCTGCAAAGGCCTTACTTATTTGCTTTTGTTGGTGCGCCAAGGCCTGGCCTGGAAAAATCTATCAGGGGGAACCTCATTGATCAGTGCCGAGCTTCAAGCACTTGCAAGTTTGTACATTGTGGTTCTAAAGGGGTAAATTGCAACAACCCGGTTACTGTTATGAAGGTGTTTCAGAGCTCAGTATTTTGCTTGCAGCCTCCAGGGGATTCACACACTAGGAGATCAGCTTTTGACTCTATGCTGGCTGGTTGTATTCCTGTTTTCTTCAATCCAGGTTCAGCTTATAACCAATATTTATGGCATTTACCAGATAATCATAGCACATATTCGGTGTTTATCCCGGCAAAGGATGTAAATGATTTGAAAAATGTCTCCATAGAGAAACGTTTGCTTGGTATTTCAAAGGAGAAGCAATTGGAAATGAGAACGAAGGTCATTAAATTAATACCAAAGCTGGTATATGCAGATCCCAGGTCAAGCTTAGTGACTGAAGATGCATTTGATTTTGCTGTTATGGGAATTCTTGAGAGAATAGAAAATGTTAGGCAGTTGATTAGAGAGGGAAAAGATCCTAGTATTGGTTTCGCAGATGAAGATAGTGTAAAATACACATTTCCTGAGACACTAGAATAA